Part of the Aquarana catesbeiana isolate 2022-GZ linkage group LG06, ASM4218655v1, whole genome shotgun sequence genome is shown below.
CAGTCTGGAATCTCACGGGTATTTGTTTCCTTCATTATTTGTATTACTGGTACAGTACAACCCAGCTCATTccatgtaatttttgttttttggggatatttttggTATCAGAATTTGTTTGCATACATaatgaatagaaaaagaaaaaaaagaatatatatatatatattttacatctaCTGTATACTTTTTACTTTATACATGACACTGATCATAttgatttatttttcttgtttcaagTATTATGTATTTAGGTAAATAGTcacattttattttaattacaaGCTGATAAATATGATGCTGTTGTTACACTCTACACATTGTATGCTCATGTGTTTCTTTGATTAATGGAAACATAAATTATTAATCTATGTAATGTTTAAGGCTATTTATATTTCTCTCAAAAAGTAGAAGTGCGCTATTAAGTGCAGTTCTGAAGCTGCAACTCAAAGTGATATACAACACCAACAAAACTATAAGACAAAAGGAGCTGCGCTAATGGTGAGAATAAAAATTGGATGCagagggaaaaaaatgatcaagacACACCCATatataagttttatatatatatatatatatatatatatatatatatatacatcacaccAAGAATGTGATAATGTTTACCTGACCTCCTAACACAACATTTAAAAGTGCTAAGGgttcaaagggaaaaaaaagacgAGAGGGTACCGCCACAGGTAAATTCCGATGGTTTTATTAGTAAAAAGACTGATCAAAGTCAGTCAGAGGCATACAAAAAAGCGCTAATGAGACGACGTCctctgtgtgacgaaacgcgtaggatgagcgacgtgctgacgtcaccgcgtacTGTCATGCTCCGCATTGCATGGGCatgtttttgttctgtcttttAAATGTTGCCAGCTGGCTGTTATTGCGCACTAAGTTCATGACCTAGGTTCATGTCCTCTGACTGACTTTGATCAGTCTCTTTACTAACAAAACCATCGGAATTTACCTATGGCAGTACCCTCTTGTCTTTTTTCCATGGTTGCCTACATGTGATGTGAATATCCACCTACACTAATCCCTCACTCTCTGGATTGAGTGCCGTAACATCAGCTATTGAGCCTGCCAGCCATACTGGGACTGCTGGATCCCCTTTGCCGGAAGCCCACGAGAACGCCAAGCTGGTGAATAGCTCACAGTGGTTGCAGACGCCAGGGGGAGGTCTTGCGGGACATGCCTAATTTATTGGCGAGGTCTACTTCTTTTCAGGTGGTGGAATATACTGTCTCACACTACATGAAGATTTGACACTGGCTGCTGCAATATTATTAACGTGTTGATCACAATCACCATAgactttatgtttttgtgtttgtgCACATTTACCTTTGAACCCTTGGCACTTTTGATGTTGTATTAGGAGGTCCGGTCAACATCATCACATTCTCGGTGTGGTGTATATAACTTATATATGGGTGTGTCTTAATCAATTTTTTGCCctctgcatccttttttttttctccccattagCGCAGCTCCTTTTGTctaatatttatatttttcatctGGTTGCTTCCTGTGCTTGATATTTCACTGattatgttaaagtgattgtaaagccttgttttttttatttttttaaataacagtttATACTTGCCTACcctattgcagtggatttgcacagagcaggctggattttcctcttcttgggtccctcttcgctgctcttggcctctccctcctgacgtgtgcccccacaggaagcagcttactatgggggcactcgagccgagctgcagctctgtgcgTCCATTCAGACACGCAGCTGCCATGTGaccccatcctctctctctctctcccctgattggctaactgactttgacagccatgggagccaatggcaccatggCTGTGCCCCAACCAATCAGGAGGAGAGCAGCCAAGCGGCCGAGGgaatcgtggacatcactggatagagatggggctcagggaaagtattagggggtgctggggagtctGCTACAcacaaaggctttttatcttaatgcatagaatgcattaagataaaaaaaaaccttctgcctttacaactcttgtagcctccctgacggtattcccgagtgtggcttggggttaaatttcagcaccgttAGCAggaaccccaagccacactcgagattacatctcaggatcctggtgcagtatacttaccttgtccccaggatcctgcgatgtccccccgcgctgtctgcgggctccgtcctccgcccgaagcctctctgtgccgggctccgtcctccgcccaaagcctctctgtgccgggctctgttccctgcgagcgttgcgacgcacgggggcggagcctggcggcaaattcaaaaaaatttcaaaatcataacacatacagtactgtaatcttacagattacagtactgtatgaaatcatttcacatcccttttgtccccagtgctttgtccaatgccctgcatgcagttttatatgatatatactgttcttttttgACTGGAAacaggagattgtccatagcaaccaaaaagtgtccctttacgtcaaaagtggctttagaccagctagaaaacagcgataataaattagaacaattGCAGAATTgcgcgatagtgaatcgtggggaaattaattttattattattatattattatatttttaattatttatatttatttattatattataatttatgattttgtgtttcaaacttcatcatacccgggatatctactagactcttggtggacagatataagtgtgttattgctaagaattacagacctacaatacaaaacgccaaatttctatgaaaaataattgtaccactttgagacgcaaaaatctgaaataatcataccgccagggaggttaataaggtATTGATACATTTAACAAAATGATGTCACTTCATTCACACTattaatatgtatatttattatcTTTATAGTTGTGTTAAGTATCATTAAGTCACTCCCCGATTCATTGTTCATAATAATTATCTTCATATTTAATTATCTGAATAATTTTTTGTATTTGTACAGTTTTGTAGAGGCCGGCTCCTTAGTTACATTGATGATTATAAATAACACTTTGGTCCTGACTCATAAAATTACAAAACATTGATAAATACTGTTTCAGACATTTTAAaattaaaggggacctgtcatgagaGAATATTGGAAGCTGCCATTGTTGAGCTCCCTTTTAAGAATGTTAGTGCTCTGACCATTATGAAGCTTTGAATTCAATACTGAGTTGCTGAGACATAACAGGTAcaggaattttgaaaaaaatattctgGCACTCATTTATATCATAATTTAATGTGGTTTGAAATTGTAACTGTCCGACATTTAGATTTATCTTTGTACATTTGTTATTTTCTCATCCAAatctatgtcattttttttgttttgttcaatcCTAGTCCCACTTTTGTCCGGCAGAatttttcaggcacttcctgtctacatgcactcaatCGGGTGTCAGCTGCACATTATTGCTACAGACAGGTTCTCTTGATGGTGACAACAATGATATGTGTGTCATGTGTGTCAGAACGGATTGTTGAAGTTTCAAAGGGGGAAAGAGACAGGGTGAAAATGCAGGATCACAagtgggagacagttgtcaccccataatgGATGCATGAccaaggacctttatggcaggatcaccagggggtgttttaagtgtatctaaacccattttatttcttttttttgataGAGTGATGGGTGAGAAACCTCTACTGTAATTACCAGCACTGACTGTGGTTTATAACATCGTCTGCCTGTAGATCAGTCTGCTTAGGAAAACTTTTGAGTGCCTTTATCATTCTGCCATTTCACCCAGCCCTGATAAGGGGGGGTTGTGTGGCCCCAAAATGCATTTTGTTGTCTTTTGAGCTGATTGCTGCAACCAGTTAAACCATAAAGGCCTTTGATTAATAAGGATTTTTCTTGTTCTCTTTCACGTACTGTACTTGGATTTCTCAGCTCGGGTCAATGTCCTCTCCATGGGATCCCCAtcttcttctaatcttaatgaatGGCcatatgtcttattaaattccctttcacggaaaagttttatcctgattttggggtcaccaatacggtatttgtaaattgaaatcatatcccccgcaagcgtctcttttccagagagaataagttaggtgctcgtaacctttcttcataactaatatcctccagaccctttattagctttgttgcccttctttgtactcgcaccatttccagtacatccttcctgaggactggtgcccagaactggacagcatactccaggtgcggttggaccagagccttgtagagcaggaaaattattgttttatctctggagttgaccccctttttaatgccaatattctgtttgctttgttagcagaagcttggcattgcatgccattgctgagcctatcatctactaggacccccaggtccttttccatcctagattcccctagaggttcacccccagtgagtagattgcattcatatttttgcacatattgttgcccaccccattaatttgttcagattttcttgcaaggtttccacatcttgtggaaaagttattgccctgcttagcttagtttcatccgcaaatacagagattgaactgtttatcccatcctaaaggtcgatacactggcagatctgctggagacctatatggcaccagtgatctactgatcactggtgcaatgctttacaggcaccAAAAAACTATAAGGACCGCCTTATAGTTTTAGAGGGTGAAATTGCGGTCTTGTGTGGGTGGGCTACGGGTTGTAGGGGCTGGCTGATGGGTGTGGGGGGAAGGAGGAATTataaataataaaggaattgtcaaaaattgtggtttttacttttttacactttttttggttaatgggtaggggtacaatgtacctgataccattcatatagggggggcggatctggggatccccttgttaaagggggcttccagattccgataagtccctgcCTGCagcccctgacaaccaatggccagggttgttgggaggaGGCTCTTgttcccattaacatggggacaaggtgctttgggggggaccccaaagcaccctcttcatgttgagggcatgtggcctggtgtggttcagggggggtgctccctCGTCCCTCCCATCCTGACCTCAAGGCTACATACTCGAATAAGTATCTGGTATcaatttttgaggggacccccacgccaatttttaaaacaattttgacatggagttccccttaaaatccataccagacctgaagggcctggtatggacttggggggaccGCACACCATTTTTTTAGTTGATTTTtgatctatattgccaggagcccaacaatacattacagccacaagcaagtttaaattacattttttcctctgttctacacatcgcactgatgtgccactttacaggcagactaaggggacccccagcacgatatttaaagcaatatttcatttttattgtttcactttaagcattatttaaatcactgctcacatcctttttttttcacattaatacatgtcccctggggcagtacccgggtccccatacactttttatggcaataacttgcatataagcctttaaaattagcacttttgatttttcatgttcgtgtcccacagactttaataggTTTCGCATattcactagaactttttgcctgttcgcggtgtTTTGGTGCAAACTgaatcggggggtgtttggcccatccctacttgtgatTACACCCACCTTATATGCCAGGGTTGCACCACCTCAATATTAATACTACTGTGGGGCTCCCAAGACCAACAACTGCTTTGTGATAAAATAAAATCTGACAGCGATTTcaccctttcctactctatcctaaatgggaaaaaaaaatccattggcTTTAGACAAACTTAAAGGAAGACTGCAGATTCAAAAACATTAAAAGCAAAATTTTAAATTACAGCACATTAATATTAAGCCTATATGATATTTTAGTGATTAGATTTACTTTAAGTTGCCTTAATGCCACTGAAGATTGATAAATGACGGCCTATCTCTGAATGTCCATTGGTAAGGTTTCACTTTATGGCAATCACGTGTGTTCTAGATGATAGACTTTGTCTCATTTGGTCTCATCTTTGAAATTTACTTTTTAGTCCTTATTATGGACATGGCATAAATTCAAACGGTCACTTCTATCAGGTAAGGTGAtaataaagttgtatttttttggttTCTGATGTGGCAGGAATAACTGATATTTCTCAGTCTTTTGGATGATGGATAATGGATATTACACTCTGCTTAGTGCATCCTTCAGTTACAGCTCATTGATGCTCCATGTATTCAGGTTACAGCCACTATCTTAGAATTTTGGTGAAGAATTATAACATTTATCATCACTGACATAAACAAGAAATCCGTCCATCTCAGTCAACATCTTAAGGTAACAGATTTTCTCAATTCAATATTTTAGATTATCATAAATTAAGTTTTGGTTTAagttgtagaaaaatgtaaattgtaTTTTACTTATAGGCTTTCTCTATGGTTTTTATTAacataaaatgaaattgtaaaaaaaaaaaaaaaaacttttagggaaAGCTTTATGCAAGTTTCTTTGTTTTATAGTATTTTGGATTTCAGACAAAGATATCAGGttatatatacataaaattttATTACAATGAGAAATCAGTCAATATTAAATGAATTATTCCTCTCTGGATTGTCTGACCTTCCAGTTCTTCAGCTCCCtctatttctcattttccttctcaTCTACCTTCTGACATTAATCTTGAATTTGCTGACCATTGTCCTCATAGTCACCGACTCTCACCTCAAAGTTCCTATGTATTTCTTTGTTGGGAACCTGGCCGTTTTAGACCTCTGTTGTTCCTCAGTAACCATCCCACGAATATTATTTGATCTTCACACCAACACGAGAAGAATTTCCATAAAGGCGTGTATAACCCAAGTCTTCTTCTTTATATTCTTTGCTGGTTGTGAAGATTTGTTATTGGTTGTCATGTCCTATGATCGATATACCGCTATATGTCAGCCATTACATTACACACAGTTAATGAGTTGGAAAGTTTGTGTGCAGTTGGTGTCCATTGTGTGTTGTCTCAGCTTTACCCAGTCTTTGGTTCATACACTTTATGCCTTCAAATTAACATTTTGTGGATCAGATATAATAGAAAGCTTCTTCTGCGACCTTCCACAATTGTTTCATATTTCCTGCAGTGACATCTTCATCAACATTTTGCTTGTCTTCCTCTCGGGTGGCATCCTTGGAAGTGGAGCTCTAACACTGACCATCCTGTCCTATGTCTATATATTCACAACTGTTCTTAAAATTCAAGCTAAGGGCAATAGGAGTAAAGTTTTCTCTACTTGTAACTCTCACCTGACACTGTTGTTTATGAATTATGGCTCTGCAATGTTCAATTATTTTTGGCAAAGTGCTGGTCATCATTTTTTTGGTGACAAAAGTGTGGCAATCTTTTACACGGTGATCCTTCCTCTCCTCAATCCTCTCATTTACAGTCTGAGGAACCAGGATTTTAGAACAGCATTTCAAAGTGTTTTCAGGAAGATCTTTCCACCAAAATAGAGATAGAGAAATACCTTCCTATGACCTATATAAGAAATTATTTAGGCAGCTTTATTTTAATATGCATCTCTAATCCCTACTCTAAGTAGGGattaatttaaccccttcactgccaagccctgcgctccacttttaaactcaggtgGCTAGAACACTTTTGCAATTTTTTcccttgttttttaattttcccttacagctttcagagtgtgtaaaagacccccccccccccaaaccatacattttatgaaagcataggaccagtagaataaaaaggaaGGTGCTGCTAATATTTTTAGGCCTGTGATATCTCAGCAAATGTTTATTAAAACTATATTTtcattaaaaatgcacaaaaactCTTATTTGTGGGCACAGACACAGCAAAagttacaaaattcctgctaaattcctattaAATATACAAGCTAaaatgtattgagttaataaataacaaatattttaaattgcaccctttgtgaaatggtgaaaactgaaggtgtgCAAAACTGTAAGTAAACACAATAATCTGGGGTTATTATTTATCAGAGTTTGTAAAGactcccccaaaccatacattttctgaaatcaTATGGCCTTTAGGATAAAAACAAGGTGCTACTGTTTTTTTAGGCCCTGTGATATTTGCACAAAACAATATTTCCgctaaaaatacagaaaaatcctTATTCGCAAACACAGCAAAACTTACAAAATTCCCagtaaatataaaagctaaaactGTTTTAAGTTAATACATTTGAAAGATTTGTAGATTGAAAATTGtgctttttttatgaaatggtgaaaactgaagatgtgcaaaattgaaaataaacacaatttactttaaaaatctggaggttatcatttttcacttacagctttcaggatTTGTAAAAGACCCCAAAGCATTCATTTTCTGAAAATAGTTGCCCAAATGCTTATGAGACtgctattttcaataaaaatacactaaaatcattattagtgcacacaaacacaacacaACTTACAAAATtactgctaaattgctactaaggcctcgttcacatggggcgTACTAAAGTGTATGACCGTGGAGGGCTGGGTTTACCTGCACAGGAATGCCCAGGTTTTCCAtgaatccctgtgcaggcagtcccattcatgttaattgagatgcagtggctgcacaggcaCAGTtgttgctcccaatctgacatccgtttGGGTGTACGGCCCGGAACATAGACAGTTTCAGCTCAGGGACATAAACTTGGGcccacacggatgtcaaattgggagcagcagctatgCCCATGTAGTTGCCACATCCCAAATGAAATCAATAGAACTGCCTGAATTTGAATGCATGGAAAACCTGTGCACCCCTGTGTGGGGTAAACATGGCCCACACTGTAGTATGCTTTGCGTGATCAAGGctttactatgtttttttattttgtttttatacttttacttatacatattttttacaattttgtttttatacttttgtactttttgtactttttttacttTGTAAATTTTTCTTAAGTGAGAaatcagaggtctaaacaaacccctggtggcttttttttttgagacagagaaaggcacTGAAGACATGCATATGAATGAATAGAAGTCTTTTCATAGAGGTTCCTATTTATTCCTAAATTGAtacatagtaaacactgtttactatgatTCAGTTGTGATAGTGGACTGTTCAGTGGACTGTTATTTTCAGCTTCCCCACCACACAAATCCCTGAAGCACCGATTCTCTaatccacactgatccacccctgCAGTTTCCGATGTCCCTCCTCTGCCCTTCCACCAGCTTCATCTGCTGCAGAGGATCCACAGAGGAAAAAATTCTAAATATATGCCCCGCTGCCAATCTTACCACCCTGGTAGTGCCCCCCCCATGATCCTCCGGAACCCTTTCCCACAGTGTTGCCGCTGgcagctgcagctgctgctggGGCGGGACATAGctgtcagaatggagagtggggggctggtaaacacatgtttactggccccccactctccattctgacagCTATGTCCCACCCCAGAAGCAGCCCCCTACTTTCCATTCTGGTGTTTACCaacccccactctccattctgacagCTATGTCCCACCCCAGCAGCAGCCCCCCCACTTTCCATCCTGATGTTTACCAGCCCCCACTTTCTATTCTGATAGCTATGTCCTGCCCTAGCAGCAGGCGCCACTTTCACTTCTTGTGTTTACCACCCCCCATTCTCAATTCTGACAGCAATGTCCCACCCCAGCAGCAGTCCCCCCTTTCCATTCTTGTGTTTACCAgccccccactctccattctggcAGCTATGTCCTGCCCCAGCAGAAGCCACCCCACTTCCCATCCTGGTGTTTACCAGCCCCCCACTCTCCATACTGATAGCTATGTCCCACCCTAGCAGCAGCTGTAGCTGCGAGGGGGGAGGCTAAGCTGGCCAGCAACACTGTGGGGAGGGGCTCTAAAGGATTGTGGGGGGGCACTACCGGGGTAAGATTGGTGGTGGGGGATATATTTTGAATTTTTTCCCTCGGTGGATCCCCTGCAGCACATAAAGCTGGcggaagggcagaggagggatgccggaaGCTGCAGGGGGGGATAAGTGCTGTGAGGGGGCAGGATTGGTGCAGGGGTGTAGAGAGAATCGGTGCTTCAGGGATTAGTGTGGTGGGGAAGAGGAAAGTAAGAGTGGGGGGGTGTGTTTTAGGTGACAGTGGGATAAAAATGTTACTGAATTAGCGGCAGTGGCATGGGGTTACATTTTAGTTGGATAGCTCTGATCAGAGGATTGTCATCTTCTGATCAGAGCTATTGGTTTGCTCTAAAGAGTCTGCTGAACAGTTCTGCTATAAGTTCATGGTCACTGAACAGAAGGAGGAATGTCAGGGTCGTACGCAGAACTGGCCAGCTTGAAGCAGTGCAGTAGGTCCGTACGCCGTACAGACCTGGCAGAGAAAATGTTAAACCCATATCAAGTTTTGTAAATGTCTTGTTTGTAAAGATGTTCCTATCATTTTTATCCCAAAAACACAACAGGATATGAATGAAAATCTCTCCTAGGAGACCAGAAATCATCTCTTAGATAGTTGCCACTGAAATATATATCTCAATGGGATAATTTCCTTCACCTCCTGTTGCATTGAAAATGTCTCTCAGGACAAATGAGAGGGTGAATGCAATgggcctgacaggtcctcttttttgagagatctgggatctattaggccccacatctctcctctggcctcgagATCGATCGGTGATGGCTTGTTTACATGAGACCATATCTGGAAGAGACAAAATCCTCATCGCTTCTGGtttctgacgtcacacagtggAAGGAACAACATCAATTCCTCTCACTGTGTCCGGCGAAGTGGAGGCCACTGGCCACATCTTTACTGGGCTCcccacctgtaaaagtaatccagtggctcTATAGCTGTTCAGATTACATTTACTTTGTGCAGAATTTCTGGCTCTAAATAATGACACATTGATCATTGCAGCAACTGCAAGGATGACCGCAGTATCATCTTTCccatgacaattttgaaaaaaattcatatatttgttttttgctataaaaatatccaataaaaaaatgttaaaattcgaatttcttcatcaatttaagccaatatgtattctgcgacatatttttggtaaaaaaaaatcacaatcagtgtgtattgattggtttgtgcaaaagttatagcgtctacaaactacaggatatttttatggaatttttatttatttttttatttttactagtaatggtggcgattagtgacttatagcgggacagtgacattacggcagacaaatcagacactaagtgacacttttgacccttttttggggaccaatgacaccaatactgtgatcagtgctaaaaaatatgcactgttactgtactaatgacactggcagggaaggggttaacatcaagggcaatcaaagggttaaatgtgtaccctaAGGGTGCTTTTGAACTGTGTGGAGGaagtgctttaactgtgggaagacagatatctgtgttcctgcttagcagaaacacaagatctctgttttccttagtcacagaaaggcgatctgccttgtttacataggcaaaaaCACAGGAAGCGCCAACTGAGTGTAGTAATAAAGCACAGTTTAATGGAAAGGTATGTAAAACACTCACAGGATAAATGTATCTTTATCCTGTGAGTGTATTAGATACCTTGCCATTAAAACTGTGCTTTAAtattacactcaggtggcgcttcatGTGTTCTCCCTTCCTTTATCTTGTTTACAGAGCTGGCTTTCTCTGAGGATAGCTGCCGCCATCCATTTTTATAATTGACCTTTTATGGACTTATGGACTAACACGACTATTTTTTTATTGCCCACCTGTATGCACACAGACACACTatctttgcgcttacagttacccttttctattgtt
Proteins encoded:
- the LOC141147514 gene encoding olfactory receptor 8G17-like encodes the protein MRNQSILNELFLSGLSDLPVLQLPLFLIFLLIYLLTLILNLLTIVLIVTDSHLKVPMYFFVGNLAVLDLCCSSVTIPRILFDLHTNTRRISIKACITQVFFFIFFAGCEDLLLVVMSYDRYTAICQPLHYTQLMSWKVCVQLVSIVCCLSFTQSLVHTLYAFKLTFCGSDIIESFFCDLPQLFHISCSDIFINILLVFLSGGILGSGALTLTILSYVYIFTTVLKIQAKGNRSKVFSTCNSHLTLLFMNYGSAMFNYFWQSAGHHFFGDKSVAIFYTVILPLLNPLIYSLRNQDFRTAFQSVFRKIFPPK